A single genomic interval of Alteromonas sp. BL110 harbors:
- the acpS gene encoding holo-ACP synthase: MAIAGLGTDIVEIARLGKGEGANERLAKRVLTPAEWQKFSEHATPVRFLAKRFAAKEAAVKALGTGIGNGISWQHIEVRNNDLGAPELHFSGEFAAMCEARGITRSVISISDEQHYAVATVILES, from the coding sequence GTGGCGATTGCAGGGCTAGGCACTGACATTGTAGAGATTGCTCGTCTTGGTAAAGGCGAGGGAGCTAACGAGCGTTTGGCTAAGCGGGTACTTACGCCTGCAGAATGGCAGAAGTTTAGTGAGCACGCTACACCAGTACGCTTTTTAGCAAAACGCTTTGCCGCTAAAGAAGCCGCGGTGAAAGCCCTTGGTACCGGAATTGGAAATGGGATAAGTTGGCAACACATAGAGGTGCGTAACAACGACCTAGGGGCGCCAGAACTTCATTTTTCTGGTGAATTTGCTGCTATGTGTGAGGCACGGGGTATTACGCGAAGCGTGATCAGTATTTCAGATGAGCAGCATTATGCCGTCGCCACCGTTATACTAGAATCTTAA